The following are from one region of the Chiloscyllium punctatum isolate Juve2018m chromosome 24, sChiPun1.3, whole genome shotgun sequence genome:
- the uqcr11 gene encoding cytochrome b-c1 complex subunit 10 encodes MWGLGTAILWCGAGRRADAEMLEKLIGPRYVQLVKNWIPTVATWGGFGCVALVYSTDWRVILGHVPYIRGKFKDE; translated from the exons ATGTGGGGTCTTGGCACCGCCATTTTGTGGTGCGGAGCGGGACGGCGAGCGGATGCCGAGATGTTGGAGAAGTTAATCGGACCCAGATATGTCCAGTTGGTAAAAAACTG GATTCCAACAGTGGCAACATGGGGAGGCTTTGGTTGTGTAGCACTGGTATACAGTACAGATTGGAGAGTAATACTTGGCCATGTTCCATACATAAGGGGGAAATTCAAGGATGAATGA